TGActgttacagtctatggttttaacCATGGATGTAGGTTTTAGCCCATCGCGAGGTTTGCAAGAGTAGGGTAATGTTGCGTTCAAGTGAAGAGAAATAAATGAGCTTTCGACTGTTTGAGTTGTTTTCCTCCACATATATTGTATCAACAACATCGAGTGGATAAAGTAAGATTTCGTTTGTAACTGGCGGCCCAAAACCTATACATGCATTCATGCCCAAAACCCACTGCACTTCATCACGGTCCCCTGCGTTTAAAATCGTAAGAATTGTACATTACCGACAGCACATGAAAGCAGCACCGTGGCTGCGTTTGACACTTGTAGTCGGAGAAGCTAGCTAGATATTGTTCAGCATGTCTGAAAAGGAGCTGGGGAAAAAGTGGGACCGGTGCTTGGCAGACGGTGCCATTAAACTCGGTAAATATCCTAAAGTCTTTCGCTTATAACGGCATTGTAATGTCCCAGAATAAGAACAAAATAAGCAGCAGTTTTTACTCTAGTCCACAGCTGTCATTGACTGGGCGAGAGGCTAACAGGCTAGCCATAAAGGGCTTGTAAAGGACAACTAGCTAAATGGCCAGTCACATATGTAAGGTTACTCATAAGTAACCGGTATTTGCGTTTCACTCAGATTTTACTGTTGGGAAGATCCTAAGTGCGAGCGCCATTCATAAAATGATTAATGCGATGCTTTTGCTTATCGGTATTACGTTAACTTAACGTTACACCTTTGCTAGGACATTTAGTAAGACACTTTACGAAACATTATGACCACTTCGGCATTCATACAAAGCATTTTTTAATACCACGTAAACTCAGTTTATAATTCCACAAGGTTACATAGACATGGCGACAGGGAGTAGTTCaaaatttagtttatttattaaagtaCAGTATTGCTTGATTAATCACAGGTATTATAGATCAGTGggttctgtaaaaaaaattttgaGTGGAGTTTATTGGAGCGATGTCAGCTATTGGAGCGAGGTACCTGACTCactttgttttaaaggtcccatgacatggtgctctttggatgcttttatataggccttaatggtcccctaatactgtatctgaagtctcttttatataggccttagtggtcccctaatactgtatctgaagtctctttcccataattcagccttggtgcagaattacagccagtcccacaatgagctttccttagtatgtgccatttctgtccgaagtcacgcccttccacttccggccaatgggacttatctttcgaaaaaatatgaacgagggtcaatggagagataataataatgatgtctgcgtgtatcgtaccggggatgtaatgttactctaatgagcagaggatctcgcttgttcttttgcttatctgctgaaaacacttaactgcataaaacacagcagttaagataacgttacatgtgttgtttaacagagctaagctagctagctagctagctagctagctagcaagccgagcatcaagctaggtgaggtagctAGTGTGAGacggccttgaccaactgccactttgcttgtttgaaagccatgatgtctctctctcatgggtgggccaaattctctgggcagagaaaggggaggtaatcttgctccttatgacctcataaggagcaagattccaaaacggctcatctgagctttcattttctcaaaggcagaacaggatacccagggctcggtttacacctatcaccatttctagccactgggggaccatagacaggctgggggaacgcatattaatgttaaaaaacctcataaagtgaaattttcatgccatgggaccttttaagaagGCTGTGTGCAAATAATTAAACCACATAATTGATCCGTTTTAGAGAAAATATGGGTACAATACTGTGACATTACTTCCCGCCACCCTACTGTATAAATGACAGTACAAGTTCAAATTTAGAGTTTATTGCCATGTGTTTTAGAAAGCAGTGCATAACAAAGCTTATGTTATGGCTACATAGAAAATATACAATACGTAATGTTAATGTACATAAGTCAAGAGACAGTATGAGACAGCATCTGCACACAATAGAGAAATGAACATCAAACAATAGCAGTAATGCAttaaaaagtctattaaagGTGCATTGTCATCCATGTTATAATAGTAGCTGTTTTCATTTTCCTCTATTTTCAGGCACTGGGCTGGGGTTAGGAATCgtgttttctgttctgttcttCAAACGTAAGTAGTTTCAATGGATTGTTGCTTTAATGCATCTTGAACCTGTAATTAAGCTCAGAGGTGCTTGACAGGAGGAGCAGAGCTAGGAGCACATTACAAGTAGCTGTCTACTGCTAGCAGCGAAACGCTTTCACTTTATTTTACGCAGGAACAGCcttttgagtgttttttttcaagcgATAGTCTTATCTAGCTGAGCACATTATTCAATGTGAATGTATAATTTGGAGTATTtactgcttttattgtgaaaagagcACCAACAACATCCATTCTTAAAAGCACAAAAAGGatgaatagaatagaaaagTTAATTacggaggggaaaaaaagacaaacagacaaaggTGTCACAGCGAGTGTGAAAATGATTTCACACGCCATCTCACCATACGATTTAAAATAACACTGTGACGTTCTTGAGAAGAGATAAAGTACCTGTTTCATTTGTAGGGCACACTTGGCCGATTTCATTCGGCTCAGGAACGGGACTTGGCATGGCATATGCCAACTGTCAGAATGACCTGAGGTCCTTTTATTTGCTGCACAGAAGCGACAAGGTTTGTTTGTGCAAtaaaacacatatggaattaatAACAACTAACAGAAATATTTCCTCATGTCTATTATTACAATAACAACCCTGTCATTGTTGTAACtaatttctattttcttttaacagGAGCAATAGCTGCAAGTCATCGAgggactttttttatttttttgacatgttttttttgttttttgttttgtctgtgtgagagTCACCATTTGCACTGTTCTACAGTTAGATTCTTGTCTTCCGGTTGAACGATCCATCCTAGTATGACTCTTGTTTGATTTGAATGTGCCTGATCAGGACAGCCTGTgtatatttaataaaataatcatCATCACGACAAAAAATGATGCCCtggtgattcttttttttcctcccatgCTTTATAATGGATGAAAACCATTTCAAATCATATTGAACTATATAGTAGAGAAACAAGAGTAACGTAATGAATTATAACACCTAGATTATACTCCATCACTCCAAGCAGCAATTTTGATACTTGAGGGAGTAATAGGAGTCAAGTGTTAGCTTTGAAAAGGTGGTGTTTCAGTTGATTTCTGAATGCGAGTGGGAAGGATTTTCTGAAATGGTGTGGTGGAGGAAGGTGGGGAGAGCAATGCAAACGCTGTCCCAGAAGGTGGTGGGCTCGGTGTGGGTGAGAAGGGGTCAGAAGGTTGGCAGCAGCTGATCTGATGTGGCAGATGACAGGGGCGTAGTGATGGAGGAGATTAGTCAGTTCTGAGGGGGCATGACAATTGAGAGCTTTGCATATTATGCTTAGTATTTGAATGGCAAGGCTATTAAAATGTGGAGTGCACATGATTTTACCACATGCTTttgttattatgtttttttattttttttattcaagtgCTCCTGTTGGGAAGTGAATAATTATTTGCTGGATTGAGAATGTGGGAACAAGGTGAACAAGGTTATTGTTTTTTCAGttatgtgatttcttttttttttcacccatggtaaatgaaaacaatgaaaccCAAATCTACTATTGATgaacatttttcatgttttaattgtttttaaaatctgagCCACAGTGAAAGCAATTAGACTTTTTGACGCTgccattagaaaaaaaaatgaagacaaAGCTTATGTAAATTGTGCAATTCTAAAATGCAAAAGAATAGATTGCATATGATTTCGCTTCACTCTGATGCACTTAAATCATCACGACTTGTGCAGCCAATTGTTTCAGAAGTCCCATAAGTTGTATGGAGATCACGTGTGTAAAATCAAGATTTGACTAGTGACTGAAGGTGAAATACACCCGTATCTGAAGGGGCCAGCAGTTGTCATCAGGGAAGTCATTAAGTCAAAAAAGGATTAAACAAATCTGAGACAAGGCTATTGAATAGGGAAGGATACCATGACATTTCCATGGCATGGACTGCAGAGTAAAAAAACTTAATTATATTCAGTGTAATTTTGTCTTGTAAAtcattaaaacatgaaaaagtcaGAGAGGGTGGCTTGTTTTCAATCATTGCGACTACTGctctaaaaagaaaaattctAAGAGAAATtctatttttataataaaaaagcaCTTCACATCAAATCTTTATAATGCCTTACAAAAATGCCATAATAGTGTTCCCTCAGTAGATAAAAACAGTATGACCaaacacagaaaaagaacaCCCACACCAACTCCTATGCTGAAGAATTAGCATTTCTTGGCTGTGATTGTGCATGGTTATGCATTAACAGCTCAATGCTTTGACACGCTCCTCCTCAGAAACTGTGCGCTCTGGCTGGGAGGCGCGCTGGAGTGGCCGACAAAGGGATTAACAGGAGCGAGGGATATAAAGGCAGCGTTACAAGGACCATGATACCTGCAGAGCACTTATGAACAGAGCCTTGCAAATGACTGCTTCACAATTTTGTGTCCGTTTTCAGGCTCCCCGTCTCTGTTTCGCAGAATAAAAGGACTTGTGGAAAGCAGCAGAGCTCCAGCTCGGCGAAGGCAAGCTGTACAATTTCCACTGCTGTGAGGTGAGGTATAATTCTGAGAATTGGTCCTAGCTCTCTTCATCTCCAGTAGTTCCTTTCATCAGCACAGCTCTCGGATGCCTGGTTGAGATAGCTCTCTGTGTGCCCTCCTCCGCTGACTGTCATCATTGTGACATGCTGCTTCGAAACCCTCTGTCAGCTATCGAAATTGCTCATTCGGGCTCTTAGCTGTGGATGAGGCAGGGACATGCTGGCCAGGATGGAGAGATGAGTGTATGTGATTTTGATCACTGTACTGGTGGCAGTGGAAGTAAGCCCAGGGCACCTGGATGTATTCCTGCCAAAGGGAGATGGAGATATTTACCCATGGAGAACAGTCCGGTGAACCTTGACAGCGACAGGGTTGGATGGCTTCTCATCACAAGACCTCTTTTTATTCAACAATGTCCCTGAAGTGAGAGATTTGGCTGCAAAGGAGAACTGGTTAAGGTGTGTAGCATCTAGTGGTGCCTGAAGGGGAATCTTCAGGAGCTGCTTGATTGGTTGTTGCCAACCAGCACCATGGCTGACTCTCACTTGTCTGGCTCCGTAGGAAGCTACAACAGCAGCTCTCCCACCACCAGTGCTTGGAACATCACCGGCAGCGGCCCGTGGCTGTTGGCCTTCATGCTTACTGTCATCATCCTCATGACGATCTGTGGCAACATGTTGCTTATCGCTGTGGTGTTTGCCCATCGCTCTTTGCGTTGCACCTCAAACTGCTTCCTGGTGTCTCTGTTCCTGTCTGACCTCATGGTGGCCCTGGTGGTCATGCCCCCAGCCATGCTCAATGTCCTGTGTGGGGCCTGGGTGCTGTGGCCTGCCTTTTGCCCGATTTGGCTCTGCTTTGACGTCATGTGCTGCAGCGCGTCCATTCTCAACCTGTGCGTGATCAGCCTGGACCGCTACCTTTTCATCATCTCACCGCTGCGCTACAAGCAGAGGATGACTCCACCTCGGGCATTGCTCCTGGTAGGGGCTGCTTGGGGGTTGGCAGCTTTGGCTTCCTTCCTTCCCATTAAGATGAAATGGCACAGCTTAGGCCATTGGAGTGGACACTCATCGGTTCTTGGGATCAGCAGTAGCAACGTCAGCTCTTACTCTGACACACTGTACCCGGCGTCCTACTTTCAGCTGTCACCATCGGGAGGCCTTTCCTTCCAGTGCCGCCTGCAGGTCACCCTGCCCTTTGCCCTGGTGGCATCTGTACTCACGTTCTTTTTGCCCTCCAGCGCCATTTGCTTCACTTACTGTCGGATCCTTCTGGTAGCGCGGAGGCAGGCGAAGAGGGTCGCAGCGCTGAGCCACCCACCACACCCCCATCCCTCTCTAGGGGAACCCTCCAGGCCTCCGTCATCTAGGGTTGTAGCAGGGCAAGCTCAGCAGGACAGAGATGACTGTAGTCACCAGGAACCTCCTGTATCACAAAATGTACCGGTAAGCCTAAACAGAGActaaacagtaaaacaaaccAGCCaggcagatatatatatagtgctCAATGTATGAGTGCTGATCAAGACAGTCAATAAAACACTCCAAAAATCAGCAGTGTAGAGCAAACCTTAACGGGAGCAGGAGTTGAAAAGGTTGATTCAGAGCAGGTGGCACAGAGATAATAACCACACACAGTTGTCCATCTATTGTAAGAGTTCTTAAACCTTTAACATGACATGTTTAAGGTTTTACATTAAACTGGTATATACCTATATTCCTAATAGCTATGTGTCACGCCATTCCCTTGAAATGCCAAATATACTGTTGAAATCCACTCCTAAGTGAGATATCATCGAAGTGCagcaattattaatatttttggggggcattttggACCTTTATtacacaggacagctgaagatgtgaaaggcgagagagaggggaaatgacatgcagcaaagtacgtggggcgcacgctcaaccaggcgTCCCAAGTGCAGCAATTATAAACAACTGGAGATGTTGCTTACCTTAATGGTACGCGCTCTACCCGGTGAGCTCCCAGGGCAGCCCCTGGAGGTGTTACTTTTATGATTACGCATGTATCAAACCCTCTCGAATCTGAATTTCCAAGGTTTCTTTTTATCCCAAATATTTAAGATTCTGTCCAGACCTCTATAAGCTTGAGGGATGGTGGCCTGTGAGATTACACACCAGTAAACAGTGGCTTCTATGTCAAAAGATGGATAGAGTAAGTATCAGTCAGTATCTATAATGGTATAAG
This genomic interval from Perca fluviatilis chromosome 5, GENO_Pfluv_1.0, whole genome shotgun sequence contains the following:
- the micos10 gene encoding MICOS complex subunit MIC10, with the protein product MSEKELGKKWDRCLADGAIKLGTGLGLGIVFSVLFFKRHTWPISFGSGTGLGMAYANCQNDLRSFYLLHRSDKEQ
- the htr6 gene encoding 5-hydroxytryptamine receptor 6, whose product is MADSHLSGSVGSYNSSSPTTSAWNITGSGPWLLAFMLTVIILMTICGNMLLIAVVFAHRSLRCTSNCFLVSLFLSDLMVALVVMPPAMLNVLCGAWVLWPAFCPIWLCFDVMCCSASILNLCVISLDRYLFIISPLRYKQRMTPPRALLLVGAAWGLAALASFLPIKMKWHSLGHWSGHSSVLGISSSNVSSYSDTLYPASYFQLSPSGGLSFQCRLQVTLPFALVASVLTFFLPSSAICFTYCRILLVARRQAKRVAALSHPPHPHPSLGEPSRPPSSRVVAGQAQQDRDDCSHQEPPVSQNVPPSVNSERCLAHRQGRRALKASLTLGVLLGLFFSAWLPFFITNMAQAVCECVPMALFDAITWLGYCNSTMNPIIYPLFMRDFKRALGKLLPCCSSQSPRRPSPALSLSLRNSGDPNIASSTPSPLPSDPTQPPATATDAVNLLDAEHAGIDLPLLLPNQVDTLD